The segment taaaaatggtTACAACatcaaaaaattcaataaatgtttTTGTGCATTCCtctaaaataaatatcatgATGAGCAACatgcacattaaaaaaaaaaaaaaaaaaaaagaagtctttGCAGTGAAGATGCCATGAttagttgttgtttttttcACATAAGATAGGATTTGAACTTCTCATGTCTGTTTTATGATAAATGCATTTATAATTATCATACACCAATAGATTTTTAATGAATGCAAAATTTGAACCCAATTTGCCAACATTAAAGTTTCATTTAATTTTCTGCGTGTGGGGGTCATTGTTTCCCTGACATGACTAGCTGTATTCACCTactattaatttgtttttatgtatatttttccCATTCTCCAAGACTAAGTTTTCCAAAGGAGTTcagtactccaaaaaaaaaaaaaaagtttttccaAAGAATGACAGGTTCATTGACTTGGCTGGCAAAAGAAACATACAATATTAGATGCTGTTGCAAAAGCCACATCAACTTGTCTTGAAATcccattctcaaaaaaaaacttatctttttttgaaagaaaaaaaaaaaaaaaaaaaaaaaaaaaacttatcttgAAATCtctatacaaaataataataataatcttgaAAGCAATAATTCAACATGGACTAGTAATAGACTTTGTGAGTCTGTCACGTAACAAATTGGGTTAATACTatgaaaaataacaaatagattAATTGTAGAAACCATCATGAATTAGGgttgtttgtatttttcaatttttttaggctaaaataaaaaattcaccaTTTTCCTCCTAGACCGCTGGACTCCCAAGCACATGAGGAAGTGCCAACATAATTTATTTCAGTTTTCTAAGTTTAAAGTGTATTCAATTAAGGCCTCTTTCGCaacttttgttaaatttttttaaaaaaattatggaagatattttttaatcattatttttttttaatttgaataaaaaaattaaaaatttgcgCAACTAACTGTAATTGTGCACGCCTAAAATGAGGCTATTGGGCCTGACCTCACTTTGGCTCACAAGTTATTTGTAAAGTGAgtttaggatttcctactttgggttgttctcggcacagagactcaatgaagctacctctctctctctctctctctctctctgaatcaCTCTTTTTTCTCTACTCTCTATTTCCTTGAGAACCTTTCAACAACCTTTTTTCTTCCTCcatcttctcatatttatagctcTAAATTAGTGgagagatcatgattactgccatGGTTAGTGCAATGGGAGGTCCAATATCATTAGTCATAAGTGGATGGTTAGGTGGGAGTGGAGTGTGGTGAgagtggccttggaacttggttcccaCTCTAGTAGACATGCTCGGCAGCGATGTTTCCTAAGGTACTGCTGGGTATAAGAAGGATGGTGTTTGAAcgttattctttctttgttggtCGGGAATGGTTTGCCGAGAAAGGACCAGGTGACAAAACTTGGGCCTGCAGTTTGTGTGGGTTCAGGCTAGGGTTTTGGGTAGAAAGAGATTGGGGCCATGGGGCATGCTGCTGGGTCAGAATTCAAGGCCCAAATAGATCTGGGTACCATGGTGCCGTATAGCAacctttaacaaaatttgatgaagagaccttaattgaataaacttgaaatttagtggactaaaatgaacaaaaacaaaattaaaagactaaaataaattctagtgaaacTTAGATggtgaattttgcattttagcatttttttttatgtgatgtatttttcaatttaaacaataaaaatttgcgAATTCAGTCTTAATTATAATAAACCTTAGAAATATATAGACATGAAATTGTTGTTGAATCCACATGCGAAATACACATGTCATGAAAAAGATGATGCATTTAAGGAATGTaattattattcaataaaatagacTTGGAATTCAATCTATGGGGTTTATATTAGTCCCCTTGATTTACTGtagctttggtttttttttttttttttttttttttttaatagaaaaaccAGAGCTATTTTATTCATTCAAATGCATATTGCATCTCACAATAGCCTATGTTGCCAAAGCATGAGGAGCATGGTTACGTACAAATCCTATACAATGAAAATGTACTTCCCTCAAACCAGTAGTAGCCTATCTAATATCATCCTCCAGAACATCAAAAGAGGCAAGTCAAGTATCAATGTTATGTCAATCTTGATAGGAAACTTTTGGCCCATAAAATTGTTACCAGTATGGGCCGACCAACTTATTaccttaccttttttttttcaattgggcTAGGCTAAGCAGTCTCCTAGTAATAACTTGGTATTCCAACCCAAACTAAGAAAAAGGAATCAAAAATCTACATTCTTTGGTCGTTGACTCTATGACAGGATGTTAAAACATTGTTTTAGAAGAATAATTATTCATGCAtccttttacaaattttttgatGCACATGTAATCAACAGAATCTATAAAATCTCTAGCCAAGACAGGCGTATATGAATTTTGCCCCTTCGAAATTCTTAAAGCATAATAAGAATTTGGATTGAacataaaacccaaaagttgtataatagaaattcaaattcaacagaaagaatttaaaaaaaaaaaaagttttggcatAATGTGagtttggtttagtttttttgtaaaagtgcataatgaaaaagtagagttttcaaaaagtgcataatgaaaaagtgcatttttaaaaagctgagtgtttggtaaaaactgttaaaaagtgctttttgaaaaagttgagtgtttggctagcacttataaaagtggaggtttgagttataaattaccaaaaaggacaagatatatatatatatatatatatatataagtgaattttttgttttaattatctcTCTTAATGCAAATTatggacacaatatttttacaaaaatttcactataaagtctatatgacaagttgttaatggtagataagaaaaataataatgtcattAGTAGGTTCAaatgagaaccaataacaaattaCTGTGTAAAACTTATTATTAGAAGTGttacatttacaacatttttcgcaatattttcacaataaaatttatgtggaaagttgttactagttctaatttgaacccacaactgaaattatttttttactaaccaatattaactaataacaatctgttacttaaaatttattgtgaaaatattacagTAGTATTTctcaatttggatttttttattttttatattattttttctttttccatttcacGTTCAACCATACCAACCATAcgtttagttttattttattttttcttttttctctcctccaCACGTTCTCCACTATCTCTACCCCTCTTTTTAACTCtccttttctccctcattcTCCCTCATTCATCAGAACATTCCAGGAGGTCCTTCTTTCTCCAGCTccgtctctttttttttttttttttttttttttcttttttaacttgattccaaaactctctctgataagaaaattttccttttctccgTCATTCAAGAACATTCCAAGGAGCTCTCATCTTCGTGCTATTGCTCATCTTCGTCCCCAACCCAGTCCAGATGGGTCAGCAAGCTTCTGtcctgtcttttttttttttttttttttttgcttttattgttatgatttgattaattttaaaactgtgtttttgagtttgtattctgGTAATCTGATTATGtttgagtttagagatgtttgagagaaagattgtttattgttatgatttgtaGTGTTTGTTCTGTAGTGTTTGTTCTGTGTTTGTTCATGGGTATTTCTGGAATTTCATCATTAGCAACGGTAACCATCAAAACGCGCAGTGcgcgttttcatttatggaccgTTGCCTCACCATTTTCCTTCCGCGTTTTGCCTTCAGTTTTATCTAAAAGTTCAAAAcacaacttttataaaaaagttgcgttttgagctTACCAAACGCAAAACTGGGTTGAGCTTTTTTGAAAAAGCGCTTTTTGGGCTTCAAATGCTGAACCAAACGGGCACTTGGCATAATTTACCAATCCCGGGATGGGCTAACTAGGTCTTTAGGCTCGACAACATAAAGATGAAATTGATGATTTTTATGATATTCACATGTCTATTTAACATCAATGTATCTAGTAAACTTTTCTTAACTTCTCTACAAAATTTactcttaaccaaaaaaagacatctaaatttataaatctcatcaaaaaagaaaaaatttacacaaattTACATCAACTGAAAAACACAAATCTACTACCAATTTTACACAtctactaaagaaaaaaaaaattacatgatcGAGAAACCTAGGACTAGGAGCTCATTGACTTGTCTCATCCTCACTAAGGCGATTCAAAGACCATGATGAGACGTCATATTATCGAAGAATTGAGGAGGTCAATCTCGTCGTTGTTGCCTACAAGAGCTAGAAGAAAGCTCCACCTCATCCTCCATGAGTCAACTTCATTGTTGAGGTCCTCCAAGAAAATGGTATCCCTATCCTCAGCCACACAAAGCTACTAAGGTagagaaaggagaaagaaaaaaaaaaaaaaaaaacactaataaaGATGAGAGATGAGGTGCATAGCTTACACATTCagccaaaaataataataataaaaaattaagggagCTTACACATGTACAAAGAGTGaaatgaaattatattaaacCCACAATCGGCTCAATCACCTAGATTTTTTTGAGCCTTCATacccaatattttcttttgataatttgataattacaatggAGAAGAGGGATTTAATTCTCCACTCTTTCTCATTTcaatacttgaaaaaaaaaatatatacatatataaatatatatactgaaAAAGATATGccacttttgaaattttggccaattgtaaaacaaatttaaaatgacGTCAATTTTGTCAATAATGTCAGGGAAATTAATGGAAAGTTTTATTCGAAACGTTTTGAAAAAGTATAggatttaaattgaatttttttttaaagtatgatCAGTTTAATATTACTGCTATTCCATATTGTTTAAAATacgatttattaaaaaaaaaaaaaaaaagtgttgagGTAAGTCCAAGTTAAGCCATTATAATCACATAAacaataagaaataaataaattacactaTAATTGTCAGTCCAAGGAACTCATCACCCTATCAAAGTCCTATatcatgataaaaaaatattttccatctgATTTATCTTTGCAGTAAATATTACTAGTTCTTTTGtataaactaaaaattgaaaattagaggGGGGTGACTTACCAGTTACCTGTAAGTTCAGAAGGAAATTAGAGTGGCTATTCTTCTAGAACTCCCTTGCCCTTGTCTTTAGGATCAATGGATCCCCTCAGACTTTCAAAATTAGACTCCTCCCTAGAGCTGGAGATTTTACTAGATGTTCCTTCTTCATCAAGCTTTTGCTTATCTCTATTTCCATTATCTATTGTCAATTGAGGGATGAGATCCAAATCATCAGACGAGGATTTCATGCTGTCACCTATTGTTTGCTTAAACTCGTCCTCGTCATGATTGTGCACGAGACGAAGGCCGGTTTGCTCCACTTTCAAGCCTGGGCACCGGGCTGTAATTGAAGCCTTAACGTAGCTGCATTGATTTGGACAATTTCGAAGCGACCCACGTGGTATATAGGATAGCCAAATAAATCTGGTACCTTGCTTTAACATTTGGAGATTTTCTTTAGTCAGTTGATAGCCAATGAGAGGGCTTGCAGTACCAATATTTGTTACAAACTGAAACATAAGGCAATAGTATTCAGAATCCATGATGTGAATGTGAGCAGTCTGATTCACGTCGACAGAAAAAGAAGCACATAGAACCAGTCCCATCCAAGTACTATCATTGTACAAATTTGGAGGTAGAGGGATTGTCACCCAGTGCTCATCGTTCCAATCACTGAACCACTCCAAAATTTCACTTGGAGGAAAATGGGGATCATAGAAAAGGCATCGATCAAACCCCtgtgaaacagaaatattgTGTTTAATGAGCTGAGAGAAATTAAAGAGAGGGAGATGGAAAATTAAGTTTAAGACAGCAAATAATCATAGTTATTAATTACCAGTAGGTTGCTTTGGCAGCGTTGATCCTTATGATGGGGGTAAATTTCGCCAAGTTGACTCTCAATCCAAGACctcatttttctatttctattctTAATCTTCATTTGATTAAGGAAACTCGAAGAATCAGTCATGGACTTCATGCAGTCCCTgattattttcttgaaatttacCTCGGAATGCTGGTACAAGAGACGAAGGCCACACTTCTGCACCTTCAAGCCATGGAAATTTGTCTTGAATGAAACCTTAATGCAGGTACAATCATATAGCCAATCAGGAAACGATCCACGCGGTATATATGATAGCCAAATGGATCCACCTTGCAGTGACATCATGAGATCTTCTTTAGTTGGCCAATAGATATGGCGAGGTTTCACACTGAGATCATTAGGCCCATTACTTGCTTTCAATTGACAAATAAGTTTGAAAGAAGTTTTTGAATCCATAATGTCATTGACATTAGCTACATCCTTTGCAACTGAAAAAAGAGCACATAGAGCAACTCCCATCCAAGTAGTGTCATTATACAATTTTCGAGTCAGACAGAATCTCACGTGAGTCTCACCACTCTGAATATTGAACCAATGTGGAATTTCCTTTTGTGGGAAACAAGAATTATAGTCTAGGGATGGATCAAATTCctgtaaaacaaaaatattgtgttTAATAGGTCCGAGTGAGAAATTAAAGATAGGCAGAGAAAATATTATGTTTGAGGTAAAACAAATACTCGTAGTTTATTAATTACATACCAGCAGGTTGCTTTGGCAGTGTTGATCTTTAGGTTGTGGGTCATTTTTGCAGAGAAGACTCTTTGCACTACTGGTTTTCTCTATATAACTAGCCATTACTTGATTGGGGAGATCTCGAGACTTGTATTCCCCGTTGCAGTATATTCTTATTTGCTGAAACCAAATATCATTCTTGTGGTAGAAACTAAGCCCACATTTCTGCACCATCACACCTGGCCAATCACTTATAATTGAAGCCTTAATCCAAGTGAATTGATTGAACTGATCTGGGAACGACTCACGTGGAATATAGGACAACCAAAGAAATCCATCTTCAGTATCTAGCCACATGAATTCTTCTTTAGTGGTGCAATGGACATTGAGTATTATGTCTGGACCAGCTATATCAGTTTCCAAATGACAAACTAGGTAGTGAGATATTGTTGAATCGAAATTTTCAAGCATTGCAGTTTGATGCTCGTCAATTGAAAAATAAGCGCATAGTACAAATCCATGCCATTCATTGTCATTGTACTCTTTGAGTGTATCAATTGTCACCGAAGGCTCATTAGTGTTATGATTAAACAAAGGTAAAATTTCTACTGGGGGGAAGCAATACGAATATTTGGAGTGCCTGTCAAAGCcctgtataaaaaataaaaattatgagacGTATGGAGGGAGAATTGATAGTGGAATTGAAACAAAGCAATTACTCATAATTTCTTACCAGCATATCATTTTCATTGAGTAGAGTCTTAACCTTTTTAAGCACTTGCATAAGTTCTTCCTTGAATTCTAACTTCGTGGCTCGCTGGCTAAGTTGACATGTAAAATCCCGATGCGCAGAAATGAAGGTGTTGCAATGTTTTAGTTCTTGCTCAAACTGTACCCGATCATGCTTGTACAAAAGACGAAACCCACATTTTTGCACTGTCACACCTGGCCAATTAGTGACAAATGAAGCCTCAATGTGGCTGCCCTGATGGAACACATGCTTAAATGACTCGCCAGGTATGTAGGATATCCAAATGTGTCCATTCAGACCACGTAATAACCACTGGTTTTCTTCATCAGTGGTGCGGTAACCAAGGATTTGATCATCCAGACCAGCTTTACTCGTTTGGAACTGACAGGATAGGAAGTGAGAAGATTTTGCTATAATTTCATCATTTTGATCCCTGGGGATTAAAAATGAAGCACATAGAGTGAGTCCCAGCCAGTTACTGTCATAGTACAAATTTGGGGGTATGTCAATTGTGACCAAGTGCCCACGACTCTGATGATTGAACCACTTTGGAGTTTGTCTTGTTGGGAAACATGAATTATATGCAGTGGTCGGATGAAAGTACTGCAAAATAGAAATATTGTCAAATGAAATAGAGAAGACTGTATTTCTTATTATTTGAACAAAAAGTTAAGAATTCTGTGAGAATTATGTGgttaaatcattaaatttacCTATCCCAATAAATTTAATACAGTATTAGAgcaaaaatttttaagtttgatctCTGTCTGCTCCACTAAGTTTACCAAATCCTAATAACTTACTTTTTGGtcaattgataatttaataaattcttACCCGAAAATGATTGTGAGGGTATGGGTCCTTGTCATAAGAATTTTTGGCAATTCCACTAGTCTCCCCCTGCGAAATGAATAAACTCTGAGGGTGTAGGTCCTCAAAAGAGCTCTTAGTTCCAACGAACACCTCAGGATGACCGTTCCATATGTAATAGAAACACTGCGGAGAGCAAGAGTCAAGGAAGCTATCAAATGGGGCAGAGCATTGTACCATTACACTCGTTAACTCGTCCATGTTTTTCCTGAATACAAGATtgatcccaaaattttgaacaGACAAATCGGGAATGGCACTTTCAAGCCAAAACTCAACCCAATCGGTTTGAGTCCATAAATGTGCATGCGTTGTACGTGGTATGAACAATACCCAAATGAATGTACGTTTATTTAACGAAATTAATTCGTTGCTTGTAGCCAATATTCCATAGCATACTAAACGCACAGGACAAGAGTTGGTCTGCATTTTACAACGAAATTGGGAGACTTCAGAACGTCCTGATGCTAGATTCGTACGAACAAGACCTGGATGCgtattaaaagagaaaagaccACATAAAGCAAATCCCATCCAATCAGGATCATTACAAATATCTGAAGATAGCTCGATTTCCACTGACCTCACATCTTGACAGGAAAACCACTGTGGGATCTCACGCTCAGCGAAACAGCAATCAAAAATTTCACCCTCATTGAAGTTTTTCTGGAAAACATGGCAGAATAGTCAATCAGGCGAaagtcttcatttttttttttttttcttctattttttgagaTACAATAGTATTTGAAAACTGTAAATGATTTATTCTTTACCATCAGGACAAGACGCTAATAGCCTAATTAAAAGATGATTCTACATAAACTTTTCTTGTTAGATAAGTGAATGACGAATTCTTAGTTTTTGAGTATATCATTATTGagcaacaataataattttagtcGAGAGCAAGAAAGAGTGAATTGTGTCTTGTTTAtcttatgtatatataaaatgatacAGAGGCTATCTTGAGAGAGATAAAGAGACCTGAAAACATGCTTTGATCAAAGATTCACTGGACATAGTACTTCCAAGTTGCCTTTTCCTAGTTGGTACGAGAAAACCGGTATAGGAGGGACTTGTTTCTGTAAAGGTACACCCCTCTGCTATATTTTCAATACTTGGCAGAAGCTTGGGCATGCGTTGAGGCATCCTGCGAGTATCAAACAACGTATCTTTAATTCAACTTTGGAATTTTATAAAACGACATTTACTTTTCATGTACAATTTTCATTGTAAACTAAACATGTGTACAATATTACTATACACTGTTACATGAACAGTACAATCTAAACTTATAATTGTTCTTTTATAAATGTTTGCAggttaaaaaaaacacacactcGCACACAAAAAAATCGATTAATTCAGGTACAATACCTTTGCAGCGAGGAAGAGCAACCAAAATCTTTTTCGTTGTCAAAGCCTGCCACTCTTTTCTCAACTTGATGCGAcagattttgataaaatatatcATGATAGGCATCCGGACTTCCTAACATGCACTGGACTAATGTTTCCATAAACTCTTCAACATCTTGCTCGAATACAAGGCGGATTCCACATTCTTTAACCATCACACCTGGGTTATTGCGTTCAAATGAAGCCCCAACGTGTCGACACCcttccaaacaaagaaacaagtggggtatataaaataacaaaattcgATGTGATGACTCAACAAAAATGTCTTTAGAGTCTTGAAAGACTCTGTGACGAGTGAGGTGAACTCGATGACCATCTAAAGGAGTATAAAAGTCAAGAAAACTTGTTAAATCCTGATTGTCACCAGAAATAGCTGGTTGCTTGTGGTTGTGGACAGTATAATAAACACACACAGCGATTCCCATCCATCTCCCATCAGACTGCAAATTTCTAGGCAGTTTAATTCTCATTTCAGAACAAATACTTTGATTGTTGAACCAGTTTGGAACTGTAATATGAGGAAACACATAATCATATTTATGGTTTCGTGCCAAATCTCCCTGTAAAATGCATTTAAAATATAGTGTTCAATGAGTGagacaaaaagagaaaacagaAATACAGTGTTCAGTGAAGAATAAGGGAAGACCTGATACACTCTTAGAAGCAATGACTCGAGCTTTTCTTTCAGCTGAACTTTCGAGTCACTTTGGTCATCAGACTTACTAGATTCCAGTTCCACCTTTTGCTGATCTTGCTTTAACAGTCCATGCTCACCAATTATTGAAGCTTGTGGAAACTCTATCAGCTCTTTCTTGTACAATATACGCGCACCACAATTTTTTATCTCAATATAAGGGCAGTGGCTGCTAAACGAAGCTTCAATGGAATTGCATCCCTCTAAATGGTCTTCACGTTCCCCAGCTGGAAAACgtattttaaatccaaatgaTCTATCATCTAATAAGAATTCAGGTACTTCAGAGATGTCAAATGCCTTCAACCGTATCTGATGGACAGGACCTTCAACCATGTGTTTTCTATAAATAAAGTCAATATCAACTTCATAATCCTGACTAGAAGAAACATTGTAAGAATTTTCATGGatttcaacaacaataaacaGAGCCATCCCT is part of the Quercus robur chromosome 9, dhQueRobu3.1, whole genome shotgun sequence genome and harbors:
- the LOC126698179 gene encoding uncharacterized protein LOC126698179 — encoded protein: MQTNSCPVRLVCYGILATSNELISLNKRTFIWVLFIPRTTHAHLWTQTDWVEFWLESAIPDLSVQNFGINLVFRKNMDELTSVMVQCSAPFDSFLDSCSPQCFYYIWNGHPEVFVGTKSSFEDLHPQSLFISQGETSGIAKNSYDKDPYPHNHFRYFHPTTAYNSCFPTRQTPKWFNHQSRGHLVTIDIPPNLYYDSNWLGLTLCASFLIPRDQNDEIIAKSSHFLSCQFQTSKAGLDDQILGYRTTDEENQWLLRGLNGHIWISYIPGESFKHVFHQGSHIEASFVTNWPGVTVQKCGFRLLYKHDRVQFEQELKHCNTFISAHRDFTCQLSQRATKLEFKEELMQVLKKVKTLLNENDMLGFDRHSKYSYCFPPVEILPLFNHNTNEPSVTIDTLKEYNDNEWHGFVLCAYFSIDEHQTAMLENFDSTISHYLVCHLETDIAGPDIILNVHCTTKEEFMWLDTEDGFLWLSYIPRESFPDQFNQFTWIKASIISDWPGVMVQKCGLSFYHKNDIWFQQIRIYCNGEYKSRDLPNQVMASYIEKTSSAKSLLCKNDPQPKDQHCQSNLLEFDPSLDYNSCFPQKEIPHWFNIQSGETHVRFCLTRKLYNDTTWMGVALCALFSVAKDVANVNDIMDSKTSFKLICQLKASNGPNDLSVKPRHIYWPTKEDLMMSLQGGSIWLSYIPRGSFPDWLYDCTCIKVSFKTNFHGLKVQKCGLRLLYQHSEVNFKKIIRDCMKSMTDSSSFLNQMKIKNRNRKMRSWIESQLGEIYPHHKDQRCQSNLLGFDRCLFYDPHFPPSEILEWFSDWNDEHWVTIPLPPNLYNDSTWMGLVLCASFSVDVNQTAHIHIMDSEYYCLMFQFVTNIGTASPLIGYQLTKENLQMLKQGTRFIWLSYIPRGSLRNCPNQCSYVKASITARCPGLKVEQTGLRLVHNHDEDEFKQTIGDSMKSSSDDLDLIPQLTIDNGNRDKQKLDEEGTSSKISSSREESNFESLRGSIDPKDKGKGVLEE